In Leptodactylus fuscus isolate aLepFus1 chromosome 2, aLepFus1.hap2, whole genome shotgun sequence, one genomic interval encodes:
- the LOC142195781 gene encoding sterol O-acyltransferase 2-like has translation MTPTEETAEPTIRQRKINQAPDETCKQHNGGVSDHINDLIGWKTHMEIKQADLLEQMNSHMRILLDKAVTLGADSYPKEDKTVTSDIQKRPHEAVTERKKIFLHRASLLDDLMEVEHLRTIYHMFVAVLCVFVTSKVAVDTIEQGRIVLDIDLLLYTFGQFGTVIWSWICMFLYTLLVPYKMLSFWGSLYPKSRHKLLLSGCVGLFLLVGHTCVLGVFPIYVVNHYRLPPASSFIVLLEHVRFIMKSYSFLRETAPIVLHGDSKEKKVQIPAHSHYLYFLFCPTMVYRDSYPRTPYIRWKFVAKNFAQFLGCIVFLNFIWVTLCIPVFQNMSQQPFSTKTLVLSIFHATLPGTFVLLISFYAFLHCWMNAFAEMLRFADRMFYKDWWNSTSFSNYYRTWNIIIHDWLVYYIYQDVLWLFKKRFRAGVMLGIFLLSAIVHEYALTMALGFFYPVMFCLFAFFGVILNFMINDKRTNPMWNVMVWAFLFIGQGIQLCLYCQEWYARIHCPLTEKTFWGLITPRSWSCRS, from the exons GTGGAGTGTCAGATCACATAAATGATTTAATAGGCTGGAAGACACACATGGAG ATAAAACAGGCAGACCTTTTGGAACAAATGAACTCCCACATGAGAATTCTCCTGGATAAAGCGGTAACGTTAGGTGCTGATTCCTACCCAAAGGAGGATAAGACTGTAACTTCTGACATACAAAAGAG ACCCCATGAGGCAGTAACGGAAAGGAAGAAAATTTTCCTTCATCGGGCATCACTGCTGGA TGACTTGATGGAGGTAGAACATCTTCGTACCATCTACCACATGTTTGTGGCTGTGCTCTGTGTTTTTGTGACCAGCAAAGTCGCTGTGGATACTATTGAGCAAGGCCG GATAGTTCTGGACATTGATCTTCTGCTTTATACATTTGGGCAGTTTGGGACTGTGATTTGGTCATGGATCTGCATGTTTCTATACACACTCTTGGTGCCATATAAAATGTTGTCTTTCTGGGGCTCTTTGTACCCAAAATCAAGACACAAGCTCCTGCTATCTGGCTGTGTTGGGTTGTTCCTGCTTGTGGGCCACACGTGTGTACTTGGCGTTTTCCCCATCTATGTGGTCAATCATTACCGGCTGCCTCCGGCATCAAGCTTCATTGTCCTCCTGGAACAT GTTCGCTTCATAATGAAGAGTTATTCTTTTCTAAGAGAGACCGCGCCAATAGTGCTACATGGTGATAGTAAAG AGAAGAAGGTCCAGATTCCTGCACATTCCCATTATCTTTATTTTCTCTTCTGTCCAACAATGGTTTACAGAGACAGCTACCCCAG AACACCATACATCAGGTGGAAATTTGTGGCTAAGAACTTTGCCCAG TTCCTTGGTTGTATAGTTTTTCTTAACTTCATCTGGGTTACCCTGTGTATACCAGTATTCCAGAACATGAGCCAGCAGCCATTCAGTACAAAGACTTTGGTGCTTTCCATCTTCCATGCTACACTACCTG GTACATTTGTGCTGCTAATCTCATTCTATGCATTTCTGCACTGCTGGATGAACGCATTTGCTGAGATGCTCCGCTTTGCAGATCGCATGTTCTATAAG gACTGGTGGAACTCCACATCCTTCTCTAACTACTACCGCACATGGAACATAATCATCCATGACTGGTTGGTTTATTACATCTACCAGGATGTGCTATGG ttgttcAAGAAACGTTTTCGCGCTGGAGTGATGTTGGGCATCTTCCTCTTGTCCGCCATTGTACATGAATACGCTTTAACCATGGCCCTCGGTTTCTTTTACCCAGTCATGTTCTGCCTTTTTGCTTTTTTCGGAG TCATACTTAATTTCATGATAAATGACAAACGGACCAACCCGATGTGGAACGTGATGGTGTGGGCCTTCCTCTTCATTGGCCAGGGAATCCAGCTGTGCCTATACTGTCAGGAGTGGTACGCTCGCATCCACTGCCCCCTCACAGAG AAAACCTTCTGGGGACTGATCACACCTCGCTCATGGTCCTGTCGCTCGTGA